Proteins co-encoded in one Rubrobacter aplysinae genomic window:
- a CDS encoding putative manganese-dependent inorganic diphosphatase, with the protein MAHVYITGHKNPDTDSIASAIGYAEYKNLVDPDNLYAPACLGRVNSQTQWALDKSGARAPKQIKHIMLRVKDVMSGEITTAGTRDPLRNVGLVMSQKNISQVPIVDDDGTLAGIITERDLARMYIRESRGASSFSETPVSVDLIVEVLEGELVAGKGKDVFGTLWVVSMSVESMGGTMREGDVVIVGDRKEAQLRALELGVGVLVVSNGARPEEEVLERARGNGTAVVLSSLDSYVTSRMIQLSVPCGEVMSEHPLTVSPDELLTDITDRVMEVHYRAAIAVDEDNVPLGVVTRTNLLNPDPRRVILVDHAEVGQSVAGVEEAQVVEILDHHHVGDIQTRTPIAATFDPVGSTATLITERFRKTGLDPEASTAKMLLSAILSDTVVLNSPTTTDRDHEVVEYLEEYLDLDHKEFGMAMFEASSDVSGLSAEEIAARDAKEYEVSGGAKMSIAQVETVGSGLLERKGELLEALEKERERNGYLFTALMVTDIIEQGTELLCAGDCASVERAFEAEADGGVIDLPGVMSRKKQVAPKLLSAF; encoded by the coding sequence TTGGCGCACGTCTACATCACGGGGCACAAGAACCCCGACACGGATAGCATAGCCTCGGCCATCGGGTACGCCGAGTACAAGAACCTGGTGGACCCGGACAACCTCTACGCTCCGGCCTGCCTGGGCCGGGTCAACTCCCAGACCCAGTGGGCGCTAGACAAGAGCGGGGCCAGGGCTCCGAAGCAGATCAAGCACATCATGCTGCGGGTAAAGGATGTGATGAGCGGTGAGATCACGACCGCCGGCACCCGCGACCCGCTGCGCAACGTCGGGCTCGTGATGTCCCAGAAGAACATAAGCCAGGTCCCGATAGTGGACGACGACGGGACCCTGGCCGGGATCATTACCGAGCGTGACCTGGCCCGGATGTACATCCGCGAGTCGCGCGGGGCGTCGAGCTTCTCGGAGACCCCCGTATCCGTGGACCTGATAGTCGAGGTTCTCGAAGGCGAGCTGGTCGCCGGCAAGGGCAAGGACGTCTTCGGCACCCTGTGGGTGGTCTCGATGAGCGTCGAGTCCATGGGGGGCACCATGCGGGAGGGCGACGTGGTGATCGTCGGCGACCGCAAGGAGGCGCAGCTCCGGGCCCTGGAGCTCGGGGTCGGGGTGCTCGTGGTCTCAAACGGGGCCCGGCCGGAGGAGGAGGTCCTGGAGAGGGCCCGCGGGAACGGTACCGCCGTCGTGCTCTCCTCACTCGACTCCTACGTCACGAGCCGCATGATCCAGCTCTCCGTCCCGTGTGGGGAGGTGATGAGCGAGCATCCCCTGACCGTCTCGCCCGACGAGCTTTTGACCGACATAACCGACCGGGTGATGGAGGTCCACTACCGGGCCGCCATCGCGGTTGACGAGGATAACGTGCCCCTCGGCGTCGTGACCCGCACGAACCTCCTGAACCCGGACCCCCGGCGCGTGATACTGGTGGATCACGCCGAGGTCGGGCAGAGCGTGGCCGGGGTGGAGGAGGCGCAGGTCGTGGAGATACTGGACCACCACCACGTCGGCGACATCCAGACCCGGACCCCGATAGCCGCGACCTTCGACCCCGTGGGCTCCACGGCGACGCTCATAACGGAGCGTTTCCGGAAGACCGGCCTCGACCCCGAGGCGTCCACGGCGAAGATGCTCCTCTCCGCAATACTCTCGGATACGGTAGTCCTCAACTCTCCGACGACCACCGACCGCGACCACGAGGTGGTCGAGTACCTGGAGGAGTATCTAGACCTGGACCACAAGGAGTTCGGCATGGCGATGTTCGAGGCCTCCTCGGACGTTTCGGGGCTGTCGGCGGAGGAGATAGCGGCCCGGGACGCCAAGGAGTACGAGGTCTCCGGCGGCGCGAAGATGTCCATCGCCCAGGTGGAGACGGTCGGCAGCGGTCTGCTGGAGCGCAAGGGCGAGCTGCTCGAGGCGCTCGAAAAAGAGCGCGAGCGGAACGGTTACCTGTTCACGGCGCTCATGGTCACCGACATCATCGAGCAGGGCACCGAGCTCCTGTGCGCCGGGGACTGCGCCTCCGTGGAGCGGGCCTTCGAGGCCGAGGCGGACGGCGGCGTAATAGACCTGCCGGGTGTGATGAGCCGCAAGAAGCAGGTCGCCCCGAAGCTGCTCTCGGCGTTCTAG
- the gatC gene encoding Asp-tRNA(Asn)/Glu-tRNA(Gln) amidotransferase subunit GatC, which produces MISEEEVRHVAELARLGLSEEEVSRMSGELGAILDSVEKIGGLDLSGVRPTANPLAAVNVLRPDEPREELSREEALSPAPEPEGDLFGVPRID; this is translated from the coding sequence ATGATATCCGAAGAAGAGGTGCGGCACGTGGCCGAGCTAGCCCGGCTCGGCTTGAGTGAGGAGGAGGTGTCGCGGATGAGCGGAGAGCTCGGTGCGATCCTGGACAGCGTGGAGAAGATCGGGGGGCTCGACCTGTCCGGCGTACGGCCCACGGCGAACCCGCTCGCCGCCGTGAACGTGCTGCGCCCCGACGAGCCCCGCGAGGAGCTCTCACGCGAGGAGGCGCTCTCGCCGGCCCCCGAGCCGGAGGGTGATCTATTCGGCGTCCCGAGGATAGACTAG
- the pcrA gene encoding DNA helicase PcrA: MLLDSLNPAQREAVAHVEGPLLILAGAGSGKTRVLTQRIAHILDQGLAEPDGILAITFTNKAAREMKERVSELVGPEAKKMWVSTFHAFCSRILRAHADKLGYKREFTIYDAADQQRLVKRCIIDLNKDPKRFNPRAFQSQISSAKNALLSADDYLRRTEGYMAENIAEVYDLYQKRLYENNAMDFDDLLMNTVSLFEMFSDVQERYMTKFRYIHVDEYQDTNHAQYKLVNLLASDASHRNLCVVGDDDQSVYSWRGADIRNILDFERDYPEAKVVRLEQNYRSTQTILRAANAVVANNASRKAKELWTEGLEGEKIRVHTAADEYAEARYVVSEIERLVEEGASRDEVAVFYRTNAQSRALEDVLTRERVPYQIVGGQKFYERAEIKDAVSYLSVIANPADSVSLERIVNVPKRGLGDTSVAKLREYAARNGISLYEALDEPAEAGVSGKAQKACATVRELFEGWRVAAQEIPPSELIGAVLDDSGYRRELQEDNTVESEARLENLAELLNAAAEYERTEPGPTLDGFLQEQALYSESDKLDDAARSGGTVTLMTLHNAKGLEYEHAFIVGMEEGTFPHSRSLDEQNDEEERRLAYVGITRAMKTLTLTYAKLRSSWGGDREYQMPSRFLDEIPDEFRSGVGGSMGGSPGSSSRASSRSGQTVGRGGWGSALSSSGTGKGGGNRSAASDAGDAGDGGFSKGDRVRHGKFGEGEVVSTGGGKVVVRFGSEEKTFVPGLAPLSKVS; this comes from the coding sequence GTGCTTTTGGACTCGCTAAACCCCGCCCAGAGAGAGGCCGTCGCCCACGTCGAGGGCCCGCTACTCATACTCGCCGGAGCCGGTAGCGGCAAGACCCGCGTGCTGACCCAGCGCATCGCGCATATCCTGGATCAGGGCCTCGCAGAGCCCGACGGGATACTCGCCATCACCTTTACCAACAAGGCCGCCCGCGAGATGAAAGAGCGCGTCTCCGAGCTAGTAGGTCCCGAGGCGAAGAAGATGTGGGTCTCGACCTTCCACGCCTTCTGCTCGCGCATCCTGCGGGCGCACGCCGACAAGCTCGGCTACAAGCGCGAGTTCACCATCTACGACGCCGCAGACCAGCAGCGGCTCGTCAAGCGCTGCATCATAGACCTCAACAAGGACCCCAAGAGGTTCAACCCGCGGGCGTTTCAGTCCCAGATCTCCTCGGCAAAGAACGCCCTCCTCTCCGCAGACGACTACCTGCGCCGGACCGAGGGCTACATGGCCGAGAACATCGCCGAGGTCTACGACCTGTACCAGAAGCGCCTGTACGAGAACAACGCCATGGACTTCGACGACCTGCTGATGAACACGGTCTCCCTGTTCGAGATGTTCTCCGACGTGCAGGAGCGGTACATGACCAAGTTCCGCTACATCCACGTGGACGAGTACCAGGACACCAACCACGCCCAGTACAAGCTCGTGAACCTGCTTGCCTCCGACGCCTCGCATCGCAACCTTTGTGTAGTGGGTGACGACGATCAGAGCGTGTACTCGTGGCGAGGAGCGGATATACGCAATATCCTGGATTTCGAGCGCGACTACCCCGAGGCCAAGGTCGTGCGCCTGGAGCAGAACTACCGCTCGACGCAGACTATCCTTCGGGCAGCGAACGCCGTGGTCGCAAACAACGCCTCGCGCAAGGCCAAGGAGCTGTGGACTGAGGGGCTAGAAGGCGAGAAGATCCGGGTCCACACCGCCGCCGACGAGTACGCCGAGGCGCGATACGTGGTCTCCGAGATAGAGCGGCTCGTAGAAGAGGGCGCTTCGAGGGACGAGGTCGCGGTCTTCTACCGCACCAACGCCCAGAGCCGGGCCCTGGAGGACGTGCTGACGCGCGAGCGGGTGCCGTACCAGATCGTGGGCGGCCAGAAGTTCTACGAGCGGGCCGAGATCAAGGACGCCGTCTCCTACCTATCCGTGATCGCAAACCCCGCCGACTCCGTCTCCCTGGAGCGCATAGTCAACGTCCCCAAACGTGGTCTCGGCGACACCTCCGTGGCGAAGCTGCGGGAGTACGCGGCCCGCAACGGCATCTCGCTGTACGAGGCTCTGGATGAGCCCGCCGAGGCCGGGGTCTCGGGCAAGGCGCAGAAGGCGTGCGCCACGGTGCGCGAGCTTTTCGAGGGCTGGCGGGTCGCCGCTCAGGAGATACCGCCGTCGGAGCTCATTGGGGCGGTGCTCGACGACTCGGGCTACCGGCGCGAGCTTCAGGAGGACAATACCGTCGAGTCCGAGGCGCGGCTGGAAAACCTGGCCGAGCTACTTAACGCCGCCGCCGAGTACGAGCGCACCGAGCCCGGGCCCACGCTGGACGGCTTCTTGCAGGAGCAGGCACTGTACTCCGAATCCGACAAGCTGGATGACGCGGCCCGTTCCGGCGGGACGGTGACCCTGATGACGCTGCACAACGCCAAGGGCCTCGAGTACGAGCACGCGTTTATCGTGGGGATGGAGGAGGGTACCTTCCCGCACTCGCGCTCGCTGGACGAGCAGAACGACGAGGAGGAACGCCGGCTGGCCTACGTCGGCATCACCCGGGCCATGAAAACGCTTACCCTGACCTACGCCAAGCTGCGTTCGAGCTGGGGCGGCGATCGGGAGTACCAGATGCCCTCGCGCTTTCTGGATGAGATCCCGGACGAGTTCCGGTCCGGCGTCGGGGGTTCGATGGGCGGTTCTCCAGGCTCCTCCTCGCGAGCTTCTTCGCGATCCGGGCAGACCGTCGGGCGCGGGGGCTGGGGCAGCGCGCTCTCCTCGTCCGGCACCGGTAAGGGCGGAGGGAACCGGAGTGCCGCCTCCGACGCCGGGGACGCCGGAGACGGAGGGTTCTCGAAGGGCGACCGGGTGAGGCACGGCAAGTTCGGCGAGGGCGAGGTCGTCTCCACCGGGGGCGGCAAGGTGGTCGTGCGGTTCGGCTCCGAGGAGAAGACCTTCGTGCCGGGTCTCGCGCCCCTGAGCAAGGTCTCCTAG
- the folD gene encoding bifunctional methylenetetrahydrofolate dehydrogenase/methenyltetrahydrofolate cyclohydrolase FolD — MAEIIDGKAIAAEVRSEVAGRVAELGRQGVSVRLDVILVGENPASVTYVRNKENDCAEVGIESRVHRFPEDASQEGLERLVEELNAAEEVSGFFVQLPLPEHVDQNGLLAGISPDKDVDGLVPLSAGRLALGLPALLPCTPHGVLQLLKRSGVEIEGRRAAVLGRSNLVGKPAAQLLLRENATVTICHSRTRDLAEVTSRADILVVAAGKRGVVGADHVKEGAVVVDVGIHRTEEGGLTGDVDFEAVEPKASAITPVPGGVGPMTRAMLLYNTLEAARGR, encoded by the coding sequence ATGGCGGAGATCATAGACGGCAAGGCCATCGCCGCCGAGGTCCGCTCGGAGGTAGCGGGCCGGGTGGCGGAGCTAGGGCGTCAGGGTGTGTCGGTGAGGCTGGACGTGATCCTGGTCGGCGAGAACCCGGCTTCCGTGACCTACGTCCGCAACAAGGAGAACGACTGCGCCGAGGTGGGTATAGAGTCCCGCGTCCACCGATTCCCGGAGGACGCTTCTCAGGAGGGTCTCGAACGGCTGGTGGAGGAGCTTAACGCCGCCGAGGAGGTCTCGGGCTTTTTCGTGCAGCTCCCGCTGCCGGAGCACGTAGACCAGAACGGGCTCTTGGCCGGGATCTCACCGGACAAGGACGTGGACGGCCTCGTCCCCCTGAGCGCGGGACGGCTCGCGCTGGGGCTGCCCGCGCTGCTGCCCTGTACCCCGCACGGCGTGCTCCAGCTACTAAAACGCAGCGGCGTCGAGATCGAGGGCCGCCGGGCGGCCGTGCTGGGCCGCTCCAACCTCGTCGGAAAGCCCGCGGCCCAGCTCCTCCTGCGGGAGAACGCGACCGTCACCATCTGTCACTCCCGGACCCGGGACCTCGCCGAGGTTACCAGCCGGGCCGACATCCTGGTCGTGGCGGCCGGAAAACGCGGCGTGGTCGGCGCGGATCACGTGAAGGAAGGCGCGGTCGTCGTGGACGTGGGCATCCACCGCACAGAGGAGGGCGGACTTACCGGAGACGTGGACTTCGAGGCCGTCGAGCCGAAGGCGTCCGCCATTACCCCGGTCCCGGGCGGCGTCGGCCCGATGACCCGCGCCATGCTACTCTACAACACGCTGGAGGCGGCGAGGGGGAGATAG
- a CDS encoding GGDEF domain-containing protein encodes MQETEPQNQTQYELQNGRCEASGGDGAGDVGEDLAHFVVLQGPSFGDVCRLEGEDLVLGSDPFRADAVIRDATVEPRHAEVIACGDCGYVVRDLSGSTRVNGELADGRHTLLDGDRVFLGSSVLEFSCGDPIKSRFHDSLNRLINEDYLTGLLSKSRFNEEFEHSLKAARADRQPLSILMADIDNLKKINDAHGHLIGEFAVGEVGSVIGSLHRADGRFATRFGGDEYQSILPGLTREEALGVAEKVRSTVEEYTFKRNGVSTNPTLSIGVATYPGDGDTPETLTRAADAALYRAKSSGGNTVRD; translated from the coding sequence ATGCAGGAGACAGAGCCGCAAAATCAGACGCAGTACGAGCTGCAAAACGGGAGATGCGAAGCCTCCGGCGGAGACGGCGCGGGGGACGTTGGAGAGGATCTCGCACACTTCGTAGTGCTGCAGGGTCCGAGCTTCGGCGACGTTTGCCGGCTGGAGGGCGAGGACCTCGTACTGGGCAGCGACCCATTCCGGGCGGACGCCGTGATCCGGGACGCCACCGTGGAGCCGCGCCACGCCGAGGTCATAGCCTGCGGCGACTGCGGCTACGTGGTGCGCGACCTGTCGGGCTCCACCCGGGTCAACGGGGAACTGGCGGACGGCAGACACACCCTCCTGGACGGCGACCGGGTGTTTCTGGGATCCAGCGTGCTCGAGTTCTCCTGCGGCGACCCGATAAAGTCCCGCTTCCACGACTCGCTGAATCGCCTGATAAACGAGGACTACCTCACGGGCCTCTTGTCCAAGAGCCGCTTCAACGAGGAGTTCGAGCATTCGCTGAAGGCCGCGCGCGCCGACCGTCAGCCCCTCTCGATACTGATGGCCGACATAGACAACCTGAAGAAGATAAACGACGCCCACGGACATCTGATAGGGGAGTTCGCCGTGGGCGAGGTCGGCAGCGTGATCGGCAGCCTCCATCGCGCGGACGGACGCTTCGCAACCCGCTTCGGCGGCGACGAGTACCAGAGCATCCTGCCCGGCCTCACCCGGGAGGAAGCCCTCGGAGTCGCGGAGAAGGTGCGGTCCACGGTAGAGGAGTACACCTTCAAGCGTAACGGCGTCTCCACGAACCCCACCCTCTCCATAGGCGTCGCCACCTATCCCGGAGACGGCGACACGCCGGAGACCCTGACCAGGGCCGCCGACGCAGCCCTGTACCGGGCAAAAAGCTCCGGCGGTAACACGGTAAGAGATTAG
- a CDS encoding class I SAM-dependent methyltransferase: MDRLDRPEQHSRNLERHVAGRTGITTPSVMVGGKVYRVYQPETADALIDEAEFDRDERLPYWADLWPSSIALARHVSGMDLSGKRVVEVGCGVGLPAMAALTNGAEVTVTDHYEAALDFALHNARENTGCSFAAAMLDWRVPETWRDATEAGRFDVLLGADVLYEPRNVEPLADVVEALLTPEGEALFADPGRREAGKFLEEMGRRGFESEATVRTVEGEPEVRSTIHRLYRS, translated from the coding sequence TTGGACCGTTTGGATCGCCCGGAGCAGCACTCGCGGAATCTGGAGCGGCACGTCGCCGGCAGGACCGGTATTACCACGCCCTCCGTCATGGTCGGCGGCAAGGTGTATCGTGTCTACCAGCCCGAGACCGCCGACGCCCTGATAGACGAGGCCGAGTTCGACCGCGACGAGCGGCTGCCGTACTGGGCCGACCTGTGGCCGAGCTCCATCGCCCTCGCCCGCCACGTCTCCGGGATGGACCTCTCGGGCAAGAGGGTCGTCGAGGTCGGCTGTGGCGTCGGGTTACCGGCGATGGCCGCGCTCACGAACGGCGCGGAGGTCACCGTCACCGACCACTACGAGGCCGCGCTGGACTTCGCCCTCCACAACGCCCGGGAGAACACGGGCTGCTCGTTCGCCGCTGCGATGCTCGACTGGCGTGTCCCCGAGACCTGGAGAGACGCCACGGAGGCCGGGCGCTTCGACGTGCTGCTCGGGGCCGACGTCCTGTACGAGCCGCGCAACGTCGAGCCTCTGGCGGACGTGGTCGAGGCCCTGCTCACACCGGAGGGCGAGGCGCTCTTCGCCGACCCGGGCCGCCGCGAGGCCGGAAAGTTTCTCGAGGAGATGGGCCGCAGGGGCTTCGAGTCGGAGGCTACGGTACGCACCGTCGAGGGCGAGCCCGAGGTGAGGAGTACGATCCACCGCCTGTACCGGAGCTAA
- the gatA gene encoding Asp-tRNA(Asn)/Glu-tRNA(Gln) amidotransferase subunit GatA, producing MGAGELLKLSARELSGKITSREVSAREAAEAANDRVSEAEGGINAFITPTPEIALDRAGRIDSRLSNGGSGGVKPWEGVPLVVKDNLSTKGVRTTAGSKMLEGFEPVYDATVLGRFGEDLVMVGKANCDEFAMGSSNENSAYGVVHNPWDTTRVPGGSSGGSAAAVAAGEGWWALGSDTGGSVRQPASLCGVVGLKPTYGRVSRYGLIAFGSSLDQIGPITRDVRDSAMLLGAIAGRDPRDSTTAAAAVPDYLATIEDGVEGLKVGLVTELMDERIDPGVRQVTQRMADGLREAGAEVGEVTLPHTYYALEAYYIISPAEISSNLARFDGVRYGLREPAEGVHEMYRRTRDAGFGPEAKRRIMLGTYALSSGYYDAYYAQAQKVRTRIIEDFRDAYAQYDVLLSPTAPSVAFELGAKSDDPLAMYLQDICAVPASLAGVPAVSVPGGLSEGLPVGVQLMANHFDEPTMLRAARAAEKVADLGFEIRPS from the coding sequence GTGGGCGCAGGCGAGCTACTCAAGCTATCCGCCCGCGAGCTCTCGGGCAAGATAACCTCCCGCGAGGTCTCCGCCCGCGAAGCCGCCGAAGCCGCCAACGACCGCGTCTCGGAGGCGGAGGGCGGGATCAACGCGTTTATCACGCCCACGCCGGAGATCGCGCTGGACCGCGCCGGCAGGATCGACTCCCGGCTCTCTAACGGCGGCTCCGGCGGGGTAAAGCCGTGGGAGGGCGTGCCGCTCGTGGTCAAGGACAACCTCTCTACGAAGGGCGTAAGGACCACGGCGGGCTCGAAGATGCTGGAAGGCTTCGAGCCGGTCTACGACGCGACCGTGCTCGGCAGGTTCGGCGAGGATCTCGTAATGGTCGGCAAGGCCAACTGCGACGAGTTCGCGATGGGCTCCTCCAACGAGAACTCGGCCTACGGCGTCGTCCACAATCCCTGGGACACGACGCGGGTCCCGGGCGGCTCCTCGGGCGGGTCGGCCGCGGCGGTGGCCGCCGGAGAGGGCTGGTGGGCGCTCGGCTCCGATACCGGGGGCTCGGTAAGGCAGCCCGCATCTCTGTGCGGCGTCGTCGGGCTCAAGCCTACCTACGGACGCGTCTCGCGCTACGGGCTCATAGCGTTCGGGTCGTCCCTGGATCAGATCGGACCCATAACCCGCGACGTGCGGGACTCGGCCATGCTCCTCGGCGCGATAGCCGGCCGCGACCCCCGCGACTCCACGACCGCCGCCGCCGCCGTGCCGGACTACCTCGCCACGATAGAGGATGGGGTGGAGGGACTGAAGGTCGGTCTCGTCACGGAGCTCATGGACGAGCGTATAGACCCCGGCGTGCGTCAGGTTACGCAGAGGATGGCCGACGGTCTCCGGGAGGCGGGGGCCGAGGTCGGGGAGGTGACGCTGCCCCACACGTACTACGCTCTTGAGGCTTACTACATAATCTCTCCGGCGGAGATATCGTCCAACCTCGCCCGCTTCGACGGGGTGCGCTACGGGCTGCGAGAGCCAGCCGAGGGTGTACACGAGATGTACCGCCGCACCCGGGACGCCGGGTTCGGGCCGGAGGCCAAACGCAGGATCATGCTCGGAACCTACGCCCTCTCGAGCGGCTACTATGACGCCTACTACGCCCAGGCCCAGAAGGTGCGCACCCGCATTATCGAGGACTTCCGCGACGCCTACGCCCAATACGACGTGCTGCTATCGCCGACCGCGCCGTCGGTGGCTTTCGAGCTCGGTGCGAAGTCCGACGACCCGCTGGCGATGTACCTCCAGGACATCTGCGCCGTACCGGCGAGCCTCGCCGGTGTACCGGCGGTCAGCGTGCCGGGCGGGCTCTCGGAGGGCCTGCCGGTCGGCGTGCAGCTAATGGCGAACCACTTCGACGAGCCGACCATGCTCCGCGCCGCCCGCGCTGCCGAGAAGGTGGCAGACCTCGGATTCGAGATCAGGCCCTCCTAG
- the gatB gene encoding Asp-tRNA(Asn)/Glu-tRNA(Gln) amidotransferase subunit GatB codes for MEKTEKVETAREGQGYTAVIGLEFHAHIATRTKMFCGCRVTYGDEPNTHTCPVCLGHPGALPVTNERAVELGVMAGLALNCRVADRAVFARKNYFYPDLPKGYQISQYDEPICTGGHMDVPTSDGTVRVGITRLHLEEDAAKNVHTGESGRMHGSTGSRIDYNRGGTPLMEIVTEPDIPSPEAARATANNLKELLQSIGVSECDMEKGQLRCDANVSIRNPDGSYGTKTELKNMNSFRFVERGLAREIERQIEVLEDGGTVSQSTLHYDPETDEVHELRTKEFAHDYRYFPEPDLMPLALDSGWVADLESRMPELPDAMRARFVSEYGLSEYDAGVLASDRALARYYERVAAADGVDPKQAANWVSVELQSYLNDADMGVEETRVTPERMVGIICLVEDGTVSRAAAKEVLGKVFSGEGEPSEIVEREGLAQIGGDELGGVVDEVISSNPEEAERVENGDQKVIGFLVGQVMKRTRGSADGGRARELILEKLSG; via the coding sequence TTGGAGAAGACCGAGAAGGTCGAGACGGCGCGTGAGGGGCAGGGTTACACGGCGGTAATAGGGCTGGAGTTCCACGCCCACATCGCCACCCGGACCAAGATGTTCTGCGGCTGCCGGGTGACCTACGGCGACGAGCCCAACACTCACACCTGCCCGGTATGCCTCGGACATCCCGGCGCGCTCCCGGTGACCAACGAGCGGGCCGTCGAGCTCGGCGTGATGGCTGGTCTCGCGCTGAACTGCCGGGTAGCCGACAGGGCCGTGTTCGCCCGCAAGAACTACTTCTACCCCGACCTGCCAAAGGGGTACCAGATCTCGCAGTACGACGAGCCGATCTGCACCGGCGGCCACATGGACGTGCCGACCTCGGATGGCACGGTCCGCGTCGGAATTACCCGGCTGCACCTCGAAGAGGACGCCGCGAAGAACGTACACACCGGCGAGTCGGGCCGGATGCATGGCTCCACCGGCTCGCGCATAGACTACAATCGCGGCGGCACCCCCCTGATGGAGATCGTCACCGAGCCCGACATCCCCTCGCCCGAGGCGGCCCGCGCAACGGCGAACAACCTCAAGGAGCTGCTGCAGTCCATCGGGGTCTCCGAGTGCGACATGGAGAAGGGTCAGCTCCGCTGCGACGCCAACGTCTCCATCCGCAACCCCGACGGCTCCTATGGCACCAAGACCGAGCTCAAGAACATGAACTCCTTCCGCTTCGTAGAGCGCGGCCTCGCGAGGGAGATAGAGCGCCAGATCGAGGTCCTCGAAGACGGCGGGACGGTCTCCCAGAGCACGCTCCACTATGATCCGGAGACCGACGAGGTGCACGAGCTGCGCACCAAGGAGTTCGCCCACGACTACCGTTACTTTCCGGAGCCGGACCTGATGCCGCTCGCGCTCGACTCGGGCTGGGTCGCCGACCTCGAAAGCCGGATGCCGGAGCTGCCCGACGCGATGCGCGCCCGTTTCGTCTCCGAGTACGGCCTCTCCGAGTACGACGCCGGCGTCCTCGCCTCCGACCGCGCCCTCGCCCGCTACTACGAGCGGGTCGCCGCGGCCGACGGGGTCGACCCCAAGCAGGCCGCGAACTGGGTATCGGTCGAGCTCCAGTCGTACCTCAACGACGCGGACATGGGCGTTGAGGAGACCCGCGTCACGCCGGAGCGGATGGTCGGGATCATCTGCCTCGTCGAGGACGGAACCGTCTCCCGGGCCGCCGCGAAGGAGGTGCTCGGCAAGGTCTTCTCCGGAGAAGGAGAGCCATCCGAGATCGTCGAGCGCGAGGGGCTGGCCCAGATCGGGGGCGACGAGCTCGGCGGCGTCGTGGACGAGGTGATCTCGTCAAACCCCGAGGAGGCGGAGCGTGTCGAGAACGGCGACCAGAAGGTCATAGGCTTCCTCGTCGGCCAGGTGATGAAGAGGACCCGTGGTAGCGCGGACGGGGGCCGGGCGCGGGAGCTTATCCTGGAGAAGCTCTCCGGCTAG
- a CDS encoding GNAT family N-acetyltransferase, with the protein MRDTELLRRVPNTPRWLETRSLLLSGSGEVSGASGDGFVVADAEDGLVCIFGEPAAGDIREAALGLSGARAVLCAPENRGYVAEALPGYEVVRAVLHLPGDDGLRVPETSGDTVRLIGDREVEESLQGVSEELRRELRIAVRRSPVAAATFEGAPVSFCYAAARTETLWDVSIATAEGFRRLGLATACVSYMVGIMEREGLIPVWGAEEPNAASLALAARLGFVPVDEAAVFHPGAGDTDTAPGAVR; encoded by the coding sequence GTGCGGGATACAGAGCTTCTGCGCAGGGTCCCGAACACCCCCCGCTGGCTCGAAACCCGCTCCCTGCTGCTCTCCGGCAGCGGTGAGGTGTCCGGAGCCTCCGGCGACGGGTTCGTGGTGGCGGACGCGGAGGACGGGCTAGTCTGCATCTTCGGAGAGCCGGCGGCCGGCGACATCCGCGAGGCCGCTCTCGGGCTCTCCGGGGCGCGGGCCGTGCTGTGCGCCCCGGAGAATCGCGGGTACGTGGCAGAGGCGCTGCCAGGCTACGAGGTCGTGCGGGCCGTCCTGCACCTGCCCGGAGACGACGGCCTGCGAGTACCCGAGACGTCGGGGGATACGGTGCGGCTGATCGGGGACCGCGAGGTCGAGGAGTCCCTACAGGGGGTTTCCGAGGAGCTGCGCCGGGAGCTGAGGATCGCCGTCCGCCGCTCGCCCGTGGCCGCCGCCACCTTCGAGGGCGCCCCTGTCTCCTTCTGCTACGCCGCCGCCCGCACGGAGACCCTGTGGGACGTATCCATAGCCACCGCCGAGGGTTTCCGCAGGCTCGGGCTGGCGACGGCCTGCGTCTCCTACATGGTCGGGATCATGGAGAGGGAGGGGCTCATCCCGGTTTGGGGGGCGGAGGAGCCGAACGCCGCCTCCCTCGCGCTCGCGGCCAGGCTTGGCTTCGTGCCGGTGGACGAGGCCGCCGTGTTCCATCCGGGAGCCGGTGACACAGATACGGCCCCGGGAGCGGTGCGCTAA